CGCACAGAGCAGaggacgatagagagagagagagagagagaaagaggaatggaagaggaggagaagagtagaAAGAAAAGAAGGAAGGACAGAGCACTGGTCTTTGTTTACATACCTTGTCAGAGAGAGTATGAgaaggatggaaagagagagacacagagagagagagagaaagagagaggataaagatagagagagagagagagagagagagagagagagagagagatagagggaagagagagagagacagagaaagagagagagacagagagagagagcgagggatggaagacgagggggagacagagagatagagagagagagagggggagacagagagagaggggggggacagaaagagagagatacagagagagagagagatacagagagagagagagggggagacagagagtgatagagagagagagagagaggggggagacagagagagagagagagggggggacagagagagagagagagagagaggggggggggagacagagagagatagagagagagaggggggagacagagagagagagggggagacagagagagatagagagagagagagggggacagagagggagagagggggggacacagagagagcgagggatggaagacgagggggagagtagaaagaaaggaaggaggaagggaggtaACACTTTGCTCTTTGTTTACATGTCTTGTCaagttgactctctctctctgctgagtgtTGAGGAAGCCCAGAGACACTGCTCTGCTTGGGTCTTTTCCACTGTGAtcacagtgttcagtctggtagagctatatatatatatatctctgacACAACCAGGCCTGGGTAGGGGAGGAGGCATCACTGCACACCTCACTCACTCATTGGGCCCAACAGTGATGGCCTCTGGGGTAGGTTGTTGTGCCTATGTGATACTACTGGTGAATGAGTGAATGACAAATGAATTATAGATATTTCATTTTCGTATTAAATCACCAATTGGTGATTTAACAATAATTGACAAATTGACAAATCATTAattgacaaataaacaaacattacaataattcatTGTGATAATTCAGTGATAATTCTGTAGTGGTATGGTACCACTCCGCTCTCTAGGTAGATAATGGCTTATCACACTCAGCCCCTAGGAGCAATGTGAGACTCAAGGGCCAAACCCAAAGCGTCTTGCATGAGTAGGATAGTATGTCTTCTGACTTCACCCCTACATAAAATTCTCAATAAAAGTCAGTAGAGTCTGGGGTAATCTGAGAGGATGGGGTCTCCTGAGAAGTGCTTTTTTCCCCTCTCATCCCATCATGGCATCCATAGTCCATACGAGGCCCTTAGAAAGTTAAAGCCCCCTTCCGTCAGCCAGTGAGAGCTGTGACAGATGTTTATGATGACATCATCATTAATGGCACCCCTTTGTTTAGGCCACGTTTTGCTTAGGAACGATGATGGCTCTCTTGCTCTTTTCttggaggagagagggcaggcCAGGCACATACCGCTCTCCTCTTTGGGATGCGTTTCCTTTTTAAGGCAGGTTGGCCTAACCTCCCGCACCGAGAAGAACACTCTGCCTAACCATGTGTGGATGATGCAGCATTTAAACCCACATCATTAAATTGTTCTGTCATGAAGTCAGTGAAGCCAGGTCTTCCCTGCGGAAGCACTTCAAAAGATGTATGGTGTACTAATATGATGTATTGTGTACTAAATGCTGTCGATGAATGACTATGCTTTCGTATTTAGCGATCCAGTAAACCTTTAATATACTGTTCTGAAGAACATGAGTCATTGGAGCATGTCTGAATCAACCAATCAGCTCCATCAAACTACAACAGACAGAGCAGCAATCCTACAAATGATATTCTACAAACCCATTTAGAAATGAAAGAGTGAAAGAGTGGCATTGATATAATCCTAGCTTTGCTTTGAGTGGTGTAGTATCAACCCTACTCCCTTTCTAACCCAAGGAGTAGGGTTGAGCTGGGGTGTGGAcattaagctagggttagggttatggttgaggctaaggttagggttgagctgggatgtggacattaagctagggttagggttatggttgaggctaaggttagggttgagctggggtgtggacattaagctagggttagggttatggttgaggctaaggttagggttgagctggggtgtggacattaagctagggttagggttatggttgaggctaaggttagggttgagctgtggtgtggacatgaagctagggttagggttatggttgaggcggggtgtggacatgaagctagggttagggttatggttgaagcggggtgtggacatgaagctagggttagggttatggttgaggctaaggttagggttgagctggggtgTGGACAAGAAGCTGAGCTGAGGTCTAGCTGGCCACTGTGAGCTCAGTCAGGCTGCTGTGACGGTCAGGGTGGACACAGCCTCCCAGAACCCTCCTGTCACTCTGGAACACAATCTGAACCAAATACCAGACCCCACACCAGGACCTGTGACAGTCCAttctggagagggagggaggggggatgagagacagagaagggaagaATTGGAGTAAAGACGGAAAGAGGGGAGGGTGTATAGAGGATTTGAGGGAGGGGCTATGAGGGGGTAGGTACTACAAATAGCCAGAGTGAGTTCTGTGTGTCCCTCAGTCAGCCTCCCTGCTTTAGTCCACTCCAGCAGCCATCCCAGACCCTTCTCCTGCTCCAGCCCAGACCCTTCTCCTGCTCCAGCCCAGACCCTTCTCCTGCTCCAGCCCAGCCCCTTCTCCTGCTTCACCATGAGCTCCTACCGCTCCTCTGCTCAGTCGGCCCAGTCTGGCTCCTCCTCCTACCGCCGCACCTTTGGCGCAGGGTACAGCCCTGCCATGTCACATTCCCTCTACAGCAGCCGGGGCTCGGGCGGGGGCCTCGGACTCGGACATGGCGGCTCCGGGCACATCTCCTCCCGGGTCTACGAAGTCACCAAGACCTCCGCCTCGCCGTCTTACTCCGGCTACCGCACCTCGTCTCACTTCGGCGGACCTGTGATGTCATCAACCGCACACGGTTCGCGGTCCTACGCGGGGATGGGGGAGACGCTGGACTTCAGCCTGGCCGACGCGCTGAACCAGGAGTTCCTCCACACGCGCACCAACGAGAAGGTCGAGCTGCAGCACCTGAACGACCGCTTCGCCAGCTACATCGAGAAAGTTCGCTTCCTGGAGCAGCAGAACGCTACGTTGGTGGTGGAGATTGAGAGGCTGCGGGGGCGTGAACCCACACGCATCGCCGACCTGTACGAAGAGGAGATGAGGGACCTGCGTCGCCAGGTGGAGGCCTTGACCAATCAGAGGAGCCGTGCCGAGGTGGAGAGGGACAACCTGGGAGAAGACTTGGACAAACTCAAACTCAGgtaggaaagagggggagaagggaggaagagaggcgaGAGGAGCAGGATGAGGGGGAGTGGAAGGGAAGGAGGGGGTAGGAGACTGAGGAAGagcagggggagaaagaggggagaaataTGGCAACTAGAAGTTACTGTAAAACTACTGATGTGAATAGaacttcataaatacatttgattgattgaataatTGCTCAGTTGATGTTAGACTACAGGGGTGTAGTTTCTGATTGGTGGATACGTGGATGAAGGAGAGGATAATGGGTAAGATTAGAGAGAGGAGAACTCTAGGAGTGTAGATCCTAGTGTAAAGTAAGCGTGACATTTCAGCCACCAAAAGCAGCACTGATATCACGGCTGGTTCATGCATACAGTCCCCTGGGATTTCAGTCAGTGCCTCTCGATTAGCTGTTGGGGTTTTGCTGGTTTGTTTGTTGTGGTCACGGCAAGTATTTTTAAACTTGGTCATATCGCTCAGTACAAGTGGACTGATTGTGAGGTGCTGTTGAAGACGTTGTGCATTTGGATTCTTACTGCAAGTAAAATGGGACGTGTTTCCGCTTCAGGTTTTATCAAATGTGTGATAGTCTTACTGCCATTTGTATAGCTGCGCGATCAGCATGCCCCCTCTGCTGTTGAAGTGTAGGCCTGGATGACATATTAAATACGCAGTGCATGTGTGGGGCTGAGCAGCAGCACAGAATCTTCCGTGGCATTCTCATTCAACCCATGAAGTAGGAGAGAAGCGCTAGCGATTAATAAAGACTGGCGAAGAAAGAAAGAGTCTTGTCCCAACTCCAGTGGACCTTTTAAGTCAACAAGATCCATCCCCCACCTTGCCTCCTTCTGAaggactagacccagcctccttCTGAaggactagacccagcctccttCTGAaggactagacccagcctccttCTGAaggactagacccagcctccttCTGAaggactagacccagcctccttCTGAaggactagacccagcctccttCTGAaggactagacccagcctccttCTGAAGGACTAGACCCAGCCTACTTCTTACATTAGGGTATGGTCTAAGCCTCTAGCCCTTACAGAGGCATGTCCTTACTGTCGCCACGGGTCCGACTCTATAAAAGGCCAGGAATTAAAACATCTGTATTCAGACAGATACAATCCAGATCTGGCCATCTGTCAGTACGGCCTCTTGGCGTCTACAGCTGGGATTCAAAATGGGGCCTGGGTTTGGATTATCACCACATTTGCACGTTAGATCCACACGGCAGTCTTAAACTATTTCCGGGTGGCAAATCACTTGTTATTAGACAGGTGAcgcgcctagttaaataaaggttaaatcaattaaaaaatacaaaatgaaagGTGCGGACACACAAAAGACACAATTGTGATCGGGTCTCACTCCATCTCTTTGTCCGACTGTGTTTCCAGGCTGCAGGAAGAGATCCTTCAGAGGGAGGACGCAGAGAACAACCTGGCTGCTTTCAGAGCTGTGAGTCCAACACTATTAAATCAACACAGGTTATGAATATGATAACGTGTTCATGTCTCACTACTAGTATGTTCCTTCCTTTTCATCGAAATGCAGACCGGATCGTCATTTGAACTGCCACCCcgctgggcacagatgtcagtcgGTTTAACGCTAAGATCGTTTTGACTTCTCAGCTAAAATAAATCACTatatcattggatttaggttcaaagttgggtgaaaaaaaatacCAAATGCCcttagttttccacgttgattcaaagtCATCACATTTATTTTGGAGGGTTGAAGTGACGTGGGAACAATGTTGATCCaatcagtttttgcccagtgagaTCTGTTGAATTCATCTCGTCTAACGTCTGTCTGTTCTAGGATGTTGATGCTGCCACTCTGGCCCGTCTAGACTTGGAGAGACGCATCGAGACCCTACAGGAGGAGATCGCCTTCCTCAAGAAGATTCATGAGGAGGTACGTTACTCAAGTCTGTGTATTTTAATGTGCTATGTGTTATTAcagttggtctgtctgtctgtcagtgcaTCTGGTcattccatctgtctgtctctctgtggtaggaatgaacaaaaacacacacacacacacatgaaaacagacacatcacacaaacacacacacacacacacacacacacaatctctgcAGGCGCAGTGGGCAGTTGGCACTGGGCCTGTGGGCTGCTGTACAAGGTCTGTGTAATCTCCTACAACAGACTCATTACTCTCTGAGACAGGAGTGGATACAcacaaaccaaatcaaatcaaggtttgtgtcacatgctttgtaaacaacaggtgtggactaacagtgaaatgctgacttgccGACCCTTCCCAGcaacgcagagagaaagaaaatattcAAATGATAGAAAAGTCAAACGCGTGATAATAGATACACGATGAGTGacgataacttggctgtatacaaggggtaccagtaccgagtccatgtgcaggggaacaaggtcattgaggtagataggtacatataactaggagtaaaGTGACAGatcataaacagtagcagcagtgtacgtgATGAGTCTAAAGGATCAATGCAGatatttaaatagttaaccaatagctaacACAGACTAACTATTTAGCAAACACTCACACTGTTTTATAAAAGGTCAAGCAACActatttgtgtgggtgtgtgtgtatgtgcctctTAACAGACAATGGAGAAGAGAAATCTGCAGAAACCTTAACCTATcgacctcccccctcctctctacttcacctcaccc
The DNA window shown above is from Oncorhynchus mykiss isolate Arlee chromosome 18, USDA_OmykA_1.1, whole genome shotgun sequence and carries:
- the LOC110495865 gene encoding desmin-like; translation: MSSYRSSAQSAQSGSSSYRRTFGAGYSPAMSHSLYSSRGSGGGLGLGHGGSGHISSRVYEVTKTSASPSYSGYRTSSHFGGPVMSSTAHGSRSYAGMGETLDFSLADALNQEFLHTRTNEKVELQHLNDRFASYIEKVRFLEQQNATLVVEIERLRGREPTRIADLYEEEMRDLRRQVEALTNQRSRAEVERDNLGEDLDKLKLRLQEEILQREDAENNLAAFRADVDAATLARLDLERRIETLQEEIAFLKKIHEEEIREMQSQMQETQVQIQMDMSKPDLTAALRDIRAQYEGIAAKNISEAEEWYKSKVTDLNQAVNKNNEALKQAKMETMEFRHQLQSYTCEIDSLKGTNESLMRQMREMEERHGREAGGFQDTISRLEAEIANMKDEMARHLREYQDLLNVKMALDVEIATYRKLLEGEESRISLPIQNYSTMTFRETSPEHHHRVAESHSKKSVLIKTIETRDGEVVSESTQHQQDIM